Sequence from the Pararhizobium gei genome:
ACCGGCAAAGCTTGAGGATGAACAGTTCGGCATCGATCACCGCCGCGCTAAGCGAGGCAAGATGCACGGGCTGCGTTGGATCCGCCTCGACGAGCCTTGCGGCCTCGGCAACATCAAAGGCGCCGATGGCGAGCGCCGCCCCCTTGAGACGGTGAGCGGCGGCAACCATTGGCAAGGTCTCGCCCGAGGACAGTTCCTTCATGATCTGGCGCGCCTGCCGGCCGAAGAGCTGTAGCACTTCGATTTCCAGCAGCTTGTCGCCCATGGTCTGGACGGCGAGATGCACGAGATCGATGGGACGGGAGGTCGAAGGGCGTGGCCCGTGAAAATTCTCGGGAGCTTCGAATGCAATCTTGAGTGCCGCCATGGGCCATATCCTTGATCTGTTTTCTTATGACGCAACCGATGCATCGGTTGCCCTGCTTTGTGCCGGCAAAATCCAAGTGACGCCGAGAGATGAACTGTCTGCGTACCGCGGAAGGCCCTGGATCACGCCGACCCGATCTCGCCTGCGCCTTGATCTGCTTCCATCTGTCTTCTTCGGACACCCATGAAGCCATCGGCGCGCTGCTATTCGATTAAAAGGCGGCTGAATGAGGGCAGGTTTCTGACGCCATGGTTAACGCGGGTTAAACTGCGCGATTTCAACGCTTTCGACAGAGGATAGAAGCAATTTTCATTAAGAAGTTGTTAGGATTTTAACGAATGGCCGGGGCCCTTAATTGTAAGGAACCGGTGAATGTGTCACTACGGTACGTTGAGGGATTTGTTTACGCCTGAAGGTGCAGACAATCTCGACAGAATGCGCATTCCACGGATTGCCCCGGACGAAATGCCGTTCCGCGGGGTCAGTGGTTGAAATGAGTGCATGTCGGGACGCGCGCGTATCGATGCGCAAAACCCGCCGTGGCGGTCCGGGTACCGGTGATGTTTCCGATGCAGGCGGTGCTGCAAAGGGAACCCTCCGGAAGGGCAGTTT
This genomic interval carries:
- a CDS encoding Hpt domain-containing protein, with translation MAALKIAFEAPENFHGPRPSTSRPIDLVHLAVQTMGDKLLEIEVLQLFGRQARQIMKELSSGETLPMVAAAHRLKGAALAIGAFDVAEAARLVEADPTQPVHLASLSAAVIDAELFILKLCR